From Micromonospora carbonacea:
GCCGGGCGTTCGTCTGCGTCGCCCGGGTGCAGACCATCGACGACGGGAAGCTCGTCGCCGACACCCAGCTCAGCTACCAGGGACGGGTGTGGGCGCAGATCGAGGGGGCGGTCGACCGGCGGTTCGACAGCCACCCGCAGGCCCGCGTCGCGGAGCGCTTCCCCGAGCGGTACCCGATGTCGCACTTCCAGCCGGAGGGCTGGACGATGGCCTTCGACTGCTGGACCGACCTGGTCACCCTGGGCATGGCGGCCCGGGGCATCCTCGGCGGCGCGGCCAACGCCGAGTACGAGCGGCAGCCGGCCAAGACCCGCAAGCAGTGGCTGCTCGGCCGAATCGCGGCCAAGGACGCGGTGCGCTCCCGGCTGTGGGAGCAGGGCCACACCGACATCTACCCGATCGAGCTGACCGTCGGCAACGACCCCGACGGGCGGCCGTGGGTGCGCGGTCGGCCCGGCCGCGGCCTCGACGACTGCGACGTCTCGCTCGCGCACTGCGGCGACATCGGGGTGGCGATGGCCCGGTTGCGTCCCGCCGGGTCGCCGGCCGCGACGCCGGGCGTCGGCATCGACGTCGCCGAGGTCACCGACGACCCGGACGGCACGGTCGGCTCCGCCCTCACCGACGGCGAGGCGGCGCTGCTGGCGTCGCTGGCCGGCGGGGACGCCGCCGCGCGCCGGCTGTGGTCCACCCGGTTCCGGGCGGCGAAGGAGGCCGTCGGCAAGGCGGAGGGCACGGGGCTGGACGGCAAGCCGCGCCTGTTCCAGGTGCGCGAGGCCGCCGACGGCGTGCTGACCGTCGAGGTCGGCGGGCGCGGCTACCGGGTCGGCTACCGGGAGGTCGACAACCCCGAGGACCTGCGGCCCCGGCGCTACGTCGTCGCCTGGACCTGGGGCCCCGAGCCGGCCCCCGCCACCCCGCCCGGGGTGTCCCGACCGTGAACGACAGACCGGGCCGGCCGACCGGCCGGCCCACCCCGACAGCAGGTCACCCCACCGGAACAGCAGAAGGAGCACGCATCATGGCCGCGGCCCAGGACAGCATCCTCGCCGACCTCACCGAGATGATCAACGCCGTACTGGGCGACTTCGCGACCGACCAGGTCATCACCATGGACACCACGTTCCGCGACGACCTGGGCATGGAGAGCATCGACGTCGTCTCGCTCGCCGGCCGGCTCCAGGCCCGCTACGGCGACACCGTCAACTTCGCCCACTTCGTGGCGAAGCTGGACCTGGAGACGGTGGGCGAGCTGCGGGTCGGTCAGCTCGTCGAGCACATCGCCACCTCCCTGGAGGGCGACGGGGTCACGGCGGGCAGCCGGTGACGATGGTACGGGCGAACGGGATCGAGCTGCACGTGCAGCGGCTCGATCCCGCCGGTCCGGCCCAGGCGG
This genomic window contains:
- a CDS encoding acyl carrier protein; the protein is MAAAQDSILADLTEMINAVLGDFATDQVITMDTTFRDDLGMESIDVVSLAGRLQARYGDTVNFAHFVAKLDLETVGELRVGQLVEHIATSLEGDGVTAGSR